The nucleotide window CTGAGCACAACCTTGCTGcggagtctcagtttcctcatctgagaaatgggaataataatagcagcCCCTTAAAGTATTAAAGGAGGAGATGATGAGATTGTGAATGTAAAATACAGGACACAGTAAGGCAGGTAGTGGTATTGTTATTACTGCGGAGGTGGTTGTCACTGTGGCCAAGAGGCCCtggattcttttatttcttcctcctcgcccctctctctctgtcccaggaTGTCCCACCTGCTTCCCAGTCTCCTTGTTTGGCCCCAGCGGTGGTCTGGACTCAGCTGCAAACACCTGGCCTCCTGGGGGGGCTCTGGACAAACTCCCAAAGGCCCCAGACTTGCCGGTCACTGCCCCAGGCCCTCGGGGAACCGTGCTCGTCTTCCTCCCAGCTCCTGGGACAAGCTTCCCCCAGCCAAGAAGAAGGACGGCGTGATGCCGCCCAGGAGGCTCTGGGACAGGGCCCATAGCTTGTCACAAAACAGGAGAGTGGCCCTCCCAGCCCCACGAGGGGCCCTCTCTGGGGCACCCCGCCACCTCTTCTGAAAAGAGGAAGCTGGTCAGGGATGGGACTTTCTTTTCACGTCTCAGGGGAAGCAAAGCCCAGACactctacttctaggaatttgtccaccAGAAGCGTCCCCCTGTGAGCGTGCTGAAGGAAGGTTATTTGGGCATTTTTATGTAAAAGACTGGGAAAACCCAAGATGTCCACTCGTAGGGGACTGGCTACGTGCATCATGGCGCCTCCCGGGGAAGACTGCCTGGCCGTTAGCAAGGACCGGGCCGAGCTAGATGTCCAAGATGCATGTTAggtgaaaaaagcaaaatgtaaaacagtctctttgtatttatatgtgctgtccatccccctccccccctccttctttccttccttttcatttattgtaATGAACGCAGTTACAGATGTGCTTGGGTAGGTGCAGATTGTTTCTGAAGTGACAAGAGGTCATTAAGCCTGATGGCCTGCgaggaagggaaataaaatgtggggcgggggtgggggggtggcaggGGTGTCCCAGAGGTGGGAGAATTGGTTTTCGGTCCACGCCCTTTGTGCTGCGTGAATTCCGAATTTTATCTCTTTTGCGTAGGTCCCCTGCACATGGAACACAGCGTGGTGGCAAGTTCTGCACACCTGCCCCGCTCACTGCCCTGAGCCTCCTGAGAGGCAGCGCACGCAACGACCGTTTGCGTCTTCCCAGAAACGGTTCACTCCTGCAAGCACACGTGGACATGTCATcgtgtattttttattgtggtaaaatatacgcAACCAAAAATtgaccatttttttctatttttaagcgTGCAGTTCTGCGGCATTAAGTACATCCACATTGTCTCGTAGCCAGAACCACAGTCCGCCTCCAGAACTTCGTCTTCCCAGACTGAAACTGTGTCCCCAGCGCACGataactctccatttcccctttcCTACCTCCGCCCCCGGCAACCACTGCTCTGCCCTGTCCCTgtgaatttgactgctctaggGACCTCATGTAAGTGGACTCGTACCGTGTTTGTCCTTCTGGGCCTGGCGTGTCTCCCTGGGCGGAACGCCTCCAAGGCTCAGCCacgttgcagcatgtgtcaggaCGCCCTTGTTTTGAAGGCTGAGTAATGTTCCACTGTGTGGAGAGACcgcattttctttgtccattcatccgttcatggacatttgggttgtctctgcctttatgtattttttaataaacaaaaattaatttaaacaaaagaaggaaGGTTGGGGAAAGAGGATTAGATCTGAGAGCTTTTCTGTGCATTGCagaggggacagagggcaggGCAGCAGAAGCCGCCGACAGGAGGAGAGAAAACGTCGGCACTGCCCCCCGCATCGCCGGTGAttccccaccctcagcccccaggggatctcccctttcctttcttcgGAAACGGGTCCCCTGTGCCCTGCATGGGCACCCGGGGCTCCTTGAACGCCGTGCCCGCCTCTCCTCCAGCTCCCGGAAGGCTGAGGGCACTGGGGGAGCTGAGGCCGCTGCGTGCAGGTGTGACCTCCCCGCCTTCCAGGCCAGGGACAGGGGTGACGGGGAGGGCGGCTGCTGCAGAGGCTAGGCCGGCAGCAAGGGCCTGGGGCCCTGCCAACGCCCCAGGGACTCAGGGGCTCTCCAGGGGGGAGCCCCAAGCCCACCCATGGAAGGGCCCCCCAGGTAAGAAAACCCCAGGTTCGGATGAAGAGCCACTACGCTAATTCTCTGTCACTCACAATCCTACAATGACAGCTCATTGCTCACAAGATGActtccacatttaaaaattatttctccttttctctccaagttgtttttttttttttattttgagacagagtctcgctctgttgcccgggctagggtgagtgccatggcgtcagcctagctcacagcaacctcaaactcctgggctcaagcgatcctcctgcctcagcctcccaagtagctgggactacaggcatgcgccaccacgcccggctaatattttctatatatgtttagttgtccagctaatttctttctatttttagtagagacggggtctcgctcttgctcaggctggtctggaactcctgacctcaaacgatcctcccacctcagcctcccagagtgctaggattacaggtgtgagccaccgtgcctggccctctcCAAGTTTTTATtatgacacattttaaatattcaggaaaGTTGTTACAGTAGTTCAATGATTAGCAGTATTTCCACCACTGAGCTGTGACAATTGTTCCGTTTCATTTTGCCATattgctttctctccttttctctctctgggaGATACACACAAGcacgcacatatacacacacatctatatatacacatacacatatatatgcatacatactaCATACACATCCATAAATATATTCTTACACACATTTCTCCCCCTGAACtattgggttttgtttgtttgttagttttattttgctttttgagacagggtctcgttttgctgcccaggctgtagtgcaatgacacaatcatagctcactgtagcctcaaactcctggactcaagcgatcctcctgcctcagcctccagagtagctaggagaacaggggcatgccaccatgcttggcatATTCACAGGTTTTGGGGGTTAGGACATGGACATTTGGGGGGACCATTAGTCTCCCTCCCACGGGGCCAAAtacatgtttgctgaatgaatcaatgaacgGACGAGTCCCTTTACCAACGGAGTCCTGAGTCCTGAGTTCCAGGCCTGGCTAAGCCACTGCGTGACTGTGTAAACCTGGGCAAGTCCcctctctctgagcctgggtTCCTCCCTCCTTAGATGTGTTCTGAGCACCCAGCCGGCCCTCAGAGGGCACTGAGAATGCCACGGAAAAACGAAAGGAGACCCCAGCCCCCCAAGAGCTTAGAGTCTGGCTTCTGCGGAGGGGCCGGAGAGAGAGAAAACCTGCCACAGTCTGCCCAGGGCCACATTCCAGGTCCCTCAGAGAGTTTGAAGTCCTGAAGGGGTGTGCTTaccaaggaggtgacatttcaaaCGGCTCTTGACGCATGAGTAGGAGTTTATGCGGTAGAGGAGTGGAAAGTGACATTCAAGGCCAGGACAGGCCGCAGACCTCTTTGAGGAACTGTGAGCAGTGTGGTGTGAGCAGGGGAGACAGACCACGGGGGGTGGGTCTGTCTGGAAAGGTGGCCTCGAAGGCCACGGTCAGGTGCCTGGGCTCTGCCCTCGGGTCAACGGGGAGCCACAGCAGGGTTTTGAAGCAGGAGAGAGCATGTGCAGCTCTGAGTCTGGGCCACTCGCTCTGACTACTGCCGTGCGGGGAGGGGATTGGGGTGGCTGGCATCCGAGCCTGTGGAAGAGGTGGCTTGGGCCGGGCAGGGACAGCGGGGttggagagaaggggacagatCCGAGAGAGATTCAGGAGTAGAATCACTGGGACATGGGAGAGACTGAGAAGGGGGAGGGCGAGGAGGGGCCCAGCAGCAGCGGGGAAGGAAGTGGGTGAATAAACCATGAATTGGCCCCAGCTGGGGTCTTGCGAGGAGCCCCGGAAGAGGCTGGTGACAGGGCAGAGAGATCAGCCCAGCGGGTTCGCGGGCATCTGTCCCTTTGAAGAGAGATCACTGGTGCTGGTCGCCAGGATGCAAGACGGGCCTCAGTGCCAGGCCGGGGCTTGTCCATGTGGACATCCACTGAGGTCCGTAGGGAGGCTGTGAAACCATCTCCCCCGTTTCCACATGGGGAAACCAAGTCCCAGAGACCTCGGGTGACGTGGCCAAAGCCACACAGCGAGTAGACCCCAGGGAGCAGGGGCCTCCAAGAGGGGGATTTTGCTAGTCTCTCGAGAGCCACAGGGGAGGACACGGTGGGGGGGCCCCTCTGAGTGGTTCCCCCACCAAAGAGAATTTCTCCAGTTTGGAGGAAGTGGGAGTTCTCCTTTTGTGATGTGAATGTCAGAGATTCTGGGCTCCCCAGTGACTAAGAGGTGTGTGAGGCTTGTGGGTGGAGGGAATACTTAAATACAGGTCTTCCTGTCCTCCCGAGCCTGAAGACACCTGGGCTGGGACACACAGGACGGAGCATGGCCAGCCTGCGGACCCCGCTCCTGGTGGCCCTTGTCCTCCTTGCGGTGGCACTGCAAGCAACTGAGGCAGGTGAGGCAGGGGAGtgggagaggccagggctggaCACTGAGGTGTCTTCCTCATGTCGTGGAAGAGCAACTGGACTGAGAGCAGAAGATCCCAGTCTGCGGTCAGCTCTGGTGGCCTTGGCCTGGTCTCAGTGCTTCTCTGGGGCTCGGTTTACACATCTGTTCAATGGGTAGACTTGAAGGCTTAGAGTCTAGGATCTGTCTCGGCTGGGTTAGAGGGTTGCAGTGTCTCCGCCCCAGAGAACTCAAGCACAGGGGATGGATGAGGTACCCCAAAGGGCAGGCCTGAGTCGGGGAGGTAGAGTCTGGGTTAGGGATCCTCCCCTGGAAATCTGGGCTTGCCCTCCCCCTATCCACCTTTGCTCCAAACCCGTCCTCAACATTGGGTTCCTGACTCCTCACCCCACTGTGAACTTCTGCTCTGTGTTGGGAAGAGGAGTGAGCACTGGAGTGGAAGTCAGGCGGCTACGAGCAATAATTGCTCCGAGTTCCATGTATTAGAGGCCCCTGTAAGTCGATATTATTACTAAGCGCTTGGTCAGAGTAGGAAATTGGGCCTCAGGAATGTTAAATGATTTGGCCAGGGTGGCCCAGTGATGTGGGGCAgagcaggattcaaacccagatctctAAGCCTTGGTCCTGACTGTGCCACATTCTTGCtgcgtgaccctgggcaagtgcctctccctctctgggctgcagcctcgCCAGTGCACAGCAAAGGGGGTCAGAGTAGATGCCAGCGGAAGCAGACCGCCCCTAGGTTCACGCTACGGACCACCGGGCAGCTTGTCAGAATGCACGGGGGATGCAGCAAGCCCGGGGTGGGCCCGGTGGCTCTGACACGCTCCCAGGCCATGCCGAGGGTGCTGGTCCTCGGACCTCACCTTGAGTAGCGCCGAGTCCCGTCTAGGTGCTGAGGGTCGTTGATGCTCAGTCGTTCTGAATCCCCATCACTGGAGCTGATCGTCCAGGAGCGTACACATTGGGCCCCTCGTGGCTTTTCAGAGCCCCAGTGTAGGGTCCTTGTGGGCCCAGAATCTTCCGGTCACCGTCCTTCCGCATGAGGACACAGGAGCCACAtctcttccctggagcctggaggAGCCCAGGGTCAGGGGCTGGGGTCGCGGGCAACCTCTCTGTGCTCCAATTATGAATTCTCTgggcaccccctgcccccaggcccctaCGGCGCCAACGTGGAGGACAGCGTCTGCTGCCGGGACTACCTCCAACGGCCCCTGCCCCTGCGTATGGTGAAATATTTCTACTGGACCTCGGACTCCTGCCGGAGACCTGGCGTGGTGTGAGTAGGGAGCTGGGGCCACAGGGCCTTGCAGGGCTTGGCAGGTGTGGCCTGGCATGGCCCAGGTGCAGGTGGGTGGGACTGACCCAGGGATGAGGGGAATGCGGCTGGGTTTCTGGGTGCCAGCGGGAGGGCTTGGCTAGAAGATCAATGGCTCGGCCCGGGCTCGAGTGtaccaagaacaaaaataatgtgatcattcaacaaataatgtgATCATTATCAgacacctactctgtgccaggcagcatGCCGGCCTGTGAGAATGCAGAGCTGAATGGACAGGGTGCCACCCAGCGTGGGCACGGCGGGGCAGGCAGTCCATGGCCGTCAGGGTATGGGGTCTAGTATAGGATACGGGCAGCAGGCCTGGTGCCACTGCGTCAGCAAAGATGCTCGGACCGGAAGCATCTGGGACCCTCCCCAGACCCCTGGGCGTCCGGTGAGGCAGCCCATTTTGACTGGAAGAACATTAAGAGCTGAAAGTTACAGAGTGCTTCCGGCGTGCCAGGCACTTTCTGATCATTACCTGTGctaattctcacaacagtccTTCGAGGAGGTTCATTTACTCCCCTTGTGTAGACAGAGAAACAGGCATAGCAGggaaagtgacttgctcaaggtcgcCCAGGCTGGAACCACGACTCACTCCCGGGTCCTTGTTCAGGGCTTTCTCCTGAGTCTCCTgttctctttgcttctttctcttgctgttttttttcttcctttcccctggCCTGGGGCCCGCACCTGTGCCTGGCTGGGGGCCAGAACCTGTCCTCTCTGTGGCAGCCCCCCTGGCTGCTTCTCCAACTCCTCCGAGCCTGCTGCCCACCAGATGACACACCGGGGAGTTTGGATTTGGGGACCCATGACCACCCTTGGGGCTGTGTCTTCTTCTCATCTTCTTCCGTGTAGCTGACTACATCCCTGAGATGCAGGTGATGACaaagaaggctgaagcaggagcccTCCCAGGGTTCTTGTCGCTCTAACGccgagccttggtttccccagcAGGATAGTGGAGTCATAACCTTTATTTACTTGCATGTATCAAACACATAGAGGGGGCCTGGCCCTGCTGCAGGCACTTCGTTAATACCAACTCATTTGATCCCTGAAACATTCTGTTACGATCCCCTTtgcacagaggaggaaatgggcgCGGAGAGGTTAAGGGGTCTCTTGGCCGTCACGAGGCACCGTTATAGTAAGTGGACGGAACCCATTCTCTGTCCCCTGCAGCCAGAGGGGCCGCACTCTGGCACAGGATAAATGCTCACTGAAAGCACACGTGTGATCATCGGATTTTGAGCCAGAAGGGACTCAAGAAAGAATGTGGCTTGGAAAATGGGGGgatggaggctcagggaggagcGGAGTGTTGCCCAGTGAccacagtgggggggggggcacgcTGCCCACGTGGCTGAGATCAGCACTGCTGTTTTCTGTGTCCCTCGTGTTTGTTGGTCAGGAGGCGAGGGAGCCGGGAGCTCCCGGGCCCTGTGGACAGGCTCTGGAGAGTCCAGAGGGAGTCCCTGGGTGGGGCATGGCTGTGACCACCCACCAGCCCTGAGCCCACCCTTGCCAACAGCAGTCACGTGCCCAGGACCTGGTCTGGTGTTTTCTGCAGCTGGGTGAGGGTGGGAGCCTTAGCCCACAGCTTGCCGCGTGGTCTTGGGCCCGTGCCCACCCCCCGTCTCTGTGCTTCAGCCCTCGCAGACCAGTCTGGAGGGGGACACGCTCCCAAGGTCCCCTGAGAGTCTGGGTTCACAGCAGGCACAGCCCAGTCCAATCTCACCAGCTCTGGTCCTTGGGCAGTTTgcttcatctctctgggcctcagttttcttagctATAAAATGGGTAGAATGATAGggcctcatagggttgttgtaaggatttattaagaaaatcaatgtaaaatgTTCAGGCCAGCTTCTGGCATAATTatagagcacctactatgtgctgtgGCACTTAGAAGTGTATAGTTTTCTGAACACGTCAGTGTATATTAATTTGTCACATCTTCATCAAAATCCTGTGAGATTGGGCAAtgattatcacccccattttacagatgtggcaattgagaggcccagagaagttaagcaacttgctaacaactggcagagctagaatttgaacccagataggCTGGCTCCAAAGTCTACACCCTTGGCCATTTTCTTTCTCAAGGCAACGTCAGCAATATTATAAAACCCTTGGGGATTCTATTCCATGGTCTGACCTGGCACTCAAGTCTGGTACTGAGAGTTCTGGAAGTCCTTGCTGCTCATCTCCTTCTTGAGAAATATGCTTTGCATACAGCAGATGGCTCATAAATTTTGAATGACTTTGTATAGTAGGTGACTCATAAATGCTGAGCTGTACATACATTAGGTGGCTCATAAATGCTAAGCTCGCAGGGGGTTGTGGCATCCTTGCTGCGTGTGGATGCTGCTGCATCTTCTCCCTGGTGTCTCCTCCTTGCAGCTTGCTAACCACCAAGAACCGGGAGATCTGTACCGACCCCAGGGTGCCCTG belongs to Eulemur rufifrons isolate Redbay chromosome 23, OSU_ERuf_1, whole genome shotgun sequence and includes:
- the CCL22 gene encoding C-C motif chemokine 22, with product MASLRTPLLVALVLLAVALQATEAGPYGANVEDSVCCRDYLQRPLPLRMVKYFYWTSDSCRRPGVVLLTTKNREICTDPRVPWVKKILRRLEQ